From Delphinus delphis chromosome X, mDelDel1.2, whole genome shotgun sequence, a single genomic window includes:
- the EDA gene encoding ectodysplasin-A isoform X8 produces the protein MGYPEVERRELQPAAAPRERGSQGCGCRGAPARAGEGNSCRLFLGFFGLSLALHLLTLCCYLELRSELRRERGAESSLGGPGNLGTSGTLSSPGGLDPDGSITRHFGQPSPQQQLLERGEATLPPDAQDGHQDLRTWELWPAPAAPSSGCLGKSWRRSRPGRGAKVRALPPRLTNGSSLALLLPVRFCARGACFFVSRAHASTSRLSFGVGAVNSCNNCSTPVETTLNRVFCAGVLVH, from the exons ATGGGCTACCCCGAGGTGGAGCGCAGGGAACTCCAGCCCGCGGCAGCGCCGAGGGAGCGCGGGAGCCAGGGCTGCGGTTGTCGCGGGGCCCCTGCCCGGGCTGGCGAAGGGAACAGCTGCCGGCTCttcctgggtttttttggccTCTCGCTGGCCCTCCACCTGCTGACGTTGTGCTGCTACCTAGAGTTGCGCTCCGAGTTGCGGCGGGAGCGGGGAGCCGAGTCCAGCCTTGGCGGTCCCGGTAACCTCGGCACCTCGGGCACCCTGAGCAGCCCCGGTGGACTCGACCCCGACGGTTCCATCACCCGCCACTTCGGGCAGCCATCCCCGCAGCAGCAGCTGCTGGAACGGGGAGAAGCTACGCTCCCCCCAGACGCCCAGGACGGGCACCAG GACCTCCGGACTTGGGAACTCTGGCCGGCGCCCGCCGCCCCCAGCTCCGGCTGCCTCGGGAAAAGTTGGCGGCGCTCCCGGCCGGGCCGCGGCGCGAAGGTGCGGGCGCTGCCCCCCAGGCTGACTAACGGCAGCAGCCTGGCCCTTTTGCTCCCGGTGAGATTCTGCGCCCGCGGTGCTTGTTTTTTCGTGTCCAGAGCTCATGCCAGCACTAGCAGGCTCTCTTTTGGAGTTGGAGCTGTAAACAGCTGTAATAACTGCTCCACGCCCGTTGAAACAACTTTGAACCGTGTTTTCTGCGCCGGGGTGCTGGTGCACTGA
- the EDA gene encoding ectodysplasin-A isoform X9, producing MGYPEVERRELQPAAAPRERGSQGCGCRGAPARAGEGNSCRLFLGFFGLSLALHLLTLCCYLELRSELRRERGAESSLGGPGNLGTSGTLSSPGGLDPDGSITRHFGQPSPQQQLLERGEATLPPDAQDGHQACFPQALLSL from the coding sequence ATGGGCTACCCCGAGGTGGAGCGCAGGGAACTCCAGCCCGCGGCAGCGCCGAGGGAGCGCGGGAGCCAGGGCTGCGGTTGTCGCGGGGCCCCTGCCCGGGCTGGCGAAGGGAACAGCTGCCGGCTCttcctgggtttttttggccTCTCGCTGGCCCTCCACCTGCTGACGTTGTGCTGCTACCTAGAGTTGCGCTCCGAGTTGCGGCGGGAGCGGGGAGCCGAGTCCAGCCTTGGCGGTCCCGGTAACCTCGGCACCTCGGGCACCCTGAGCAGCCCCGGTGGACTCGACCCCGACGGTTCCATCACCCGCCACTTCGGGCAGCCATCCCCGCAGCAGCAGCTGCTGGAACGGGGAGAAGCTACGCTCCCCCCAGACGCCCAGGACGGGCACCAG